A single Pseudomonas putida DNA region contains:
- a CDS encoding cephalosporin hydroxylase family protein — protein MTDSPIKAFEAECTAQIAAQGEDQALQQVARDFFNQSAAHKYTYHFSWMGRPIIQLPQDMMAMQEIVWQVKPDLIIECGIAHGGSILYYASLLELQGHGEVLGIDIDIRPHNREAIEAHPMSKRVRMIEGSSIDAGIAAQVRAIAEGKKVILVLDSNHTHEHVLKELELYAPLVAVGSYCVVMDTVVEDMPADFFPDRPWGHGDNPKTAVWEYLKGNDSFEIDYQLQNKLLVTVAPDGYLRRVR, from the coding sequence ATGACCGACTCGCCGATCAAGGCCTTCGAAGCCGAATGCACCGCGCAAATCGCCGCCCAGGGTGAAGACCAGGCGCTGCAGCAAGTGGCCCGCGACTTCTTCAACCAGTCCGCCGCGCACAAGTACACCTACCACTTCTCCTGGATGGGCCGGCCGATCATTCAGTTGCCCCAGGACATGATGGCGATGCAGGAGATCGTCTGGCAGGTCAAGCCAGACCTGATCATCGAGTGCGGCATCGCCCACGGCGGTTCGATCCTCTACTACGCCTCCTTGCTGGAACTGCAGGGCCACGGCGAGGTGCTGGGCATCGACATCGACATCCGCCCGCACAACCGTGAGGCCATCGAGGCGCACCCGATGAGCAAGCGCGTGCGCATGATCGAAGGTTCCAGCATCGACGCCGGCATCGCCGCGCAGGTCCGGGCAATTGCCGAAGGCAAGAAGGTCATCCTGGTGCTCGACTCCAACCACACCCATGAGCACGTGCTCAAGGAGCTGGAACTGTACGCGCCGCTGGTGGCGGTGGGCAGCTACTGCGTGGTGATGGACACCGTGGTCGAGGACATGCCGGCCGACTTCTTCCCCGATCGCCCGTGGGGCCATGGCGACAACCCCAAGACCGCGGTCTGGGAGTACCTCAAGGGCAACGACAGCTTCGAGATCGACTACCAGTTGCAGAACAAGCTGCTGGTCACTGTGGCTCCGGACGGCTACCTGCGCCGGGTTCGCTGA